From the genome of Deltaproteobacteria bacterium:
ATTAAAAGAAGCAACAATCCATGGCGAAGCAGAAGGATGGTGCCTGGCTTACCTTCAGGACAGGGTGCTTACTATGTCGGGCAAGTTGCAAATCTACGGTACCCAGCATGACATTGATGAAAAGGGAATTGCATATCCTCTGCCAATAGAAGATCCGGGAAAAGTTGAAGAACTGCGTAAGAAACTTGGCCTTGACTCCTTATCCGACGCAACGAGGCGCATTCAGGAAAGGCACAACACCATTGTGGGCAACCGTGAAAATAATGGCCAGGAGTCGTCGGACTTAAGAAATTGTAGCGAGAAAAAAAAATCATGAAAGCAAAGTCATTATCAGCTGCCTTCACGACAAACAAGGTAGAAGAAAGCAGGGATTTCTATGTCAAATATTTTAATGCAAAAGTAACTTTTGATTGCGGATGGTACGTGAATCTGGAATTTGGCAACAAAACTTCAACATTACAATTTATGTCTCCGCAGCAACCGGAGCATCAACTTAGCAGCGGCGCCGGACTCATATATAACTTCTCAGTTGAGAATGTGGATGAGGAATATGAAAAACTGACTAAAGAAGGGTTGGCGGTCATTGTTCCTCTCGAAGATCATCCCTGGGGAGACAGAGGCTTCGCCATACAAGATCCAAACGGGATTTCCTTGTACATCTATTCTGATAGGGAGCCCAGTGAAGAATTCAAACAATATTTCAAGTAAAAAATCTGCATTTGACCAGGATGAGGAGGCAACAACATGGGACAGCAATATTCTGAAATTTCAGACAAAATAAAACAATTTATTGAAGATCAAAAAATTTTCTTCGTGGCATCGGCAGCCACCGACGGCAGAGTAAATGTGTCTCCCAAAGGAATGGATTCCTTGCGGGTTTTTGATAAAAACCGGGTTCTATGGCTAAACGTAACAGGCAGCAGCAATGAGACCTCCACTCATATCCAGGAAAATCCCCGAATGACTCTGATGTTTGCCGCTTTTGAGGGAAATCCCATGATTCTGCGTCTTTACGGACAGGCAAAGGTAATCCATAAAAATGATGTGGAGTGGAAAGCATTATATGCCTTGCTCCACCCCATTCCCGGCGCAAGGCAAATATTCGACCTCACCATAGACCTTGTTCAGACTTCCTGCGGTATGGCGGTGCCGCTCTTTGATTACGTGGGAGAGCGGGAGCAGTTGACCAATTGGGCTGCCCAAAAGGGGGAAGAAGGAATAAAAGCCTATTGGCAGGAGAAAAACCAGCTAAGCATTGACGGCAAAGCAACGAATATAATGAGTAAAAATACCTGACCCAGCACCTCACCGACCCGTCAACGTGCAGCTTTTTCTTTGATGTTAGAGGTTCTCTTAATTTTATGTTTCCATTTGATCTAAAAGATATTCTCAATATCACAGTTGTTCTCTTCCTCGTCGGTTTACCGATTTGGCTGACACTGCTACTGAGAAAGATATTGCCTGACAACTATTGGTTGGGACTTTTACTCGGTCTTATCCTGGTTCCTTTTGGACATTTCTATCTTAAAGGGGGATTTATATACATGATATTTTTAACCGTATTTGCATTCCTTCTTTTATTATTTACTCAAAACGACGTTGTTTTAGGCATAACAATAAGCCTTGCTTCGCTCGCACTTATGCATTTACGATTCAAAGTAAATTTCATAAGCAAAATTGAGTTGAGCAGCTAATCGGGCAGATAATTCGATGACGACACAAATTAATACGCTAAACAAAATATTTAACAAGCTAATTCTGCCGCTTGAGGAAAAAATAGCCATGCATCCTGTTTGGGAGGGTAAACGAAGTGGTGATCCGCTTTGGCAAATTGGACACGCCGCCTTTGACACAATGCAAGCGCTGATTTTACCTTTTAATCCTCAATATGAATCATGTGAGAAATTCAAGGAACAATTTAGTGGTAAAAATGCTAATGCTCCCTGGTCCGGAAGCAAGCCGATATTCAAGGATGTGAGAGATCTATGGAGCAATATTTTACGAGACATACGAGCGGTTGAAAAATATAATCCCCATGATCTATTGCCTTCTCCAATCATCTTTGCGGCTTACACCGTTCATAACGTTGGTGAAGCTTTGGATTATTCTCTTTTTCATACTTCCTTTCATTTTGGGAGAGCATATGAAATTCTGGGTGACTCTTAAACCCGCATATATGAAGAAAAACTTGGTCATTCCGGTATTGTTAGCCCTCTTATTCGGTGGACAACCTGCGTTGGCAAAGACTATAAACTTGCCAACTATTCCTATTGAAGTTGCTGTCCATAAGGCAAAGAAATATGTGGTAGAACAGAAAATTGATGTGAGCAATGCCTTTATTGGAGTTGTTGAATATCACAACCTGTATAATAAATACGAACGCCCATATTGGAGAGTTCGTTGGGTACGAAAAATTGGCGTTAAAGGTGGTTGGTTCGAGTTGAGACTTTTTTCCGATGGTTCAGTTGAAGAAAGGCCTGGTAAGCAGGCATATGAAAAAAGTATTATTCCTATTAATTTTATTACAGTTACCTTTTTCTGTACTTGGCGCTGATTTTACAATACCTCATGAAAATGAAATTTTTACTATCGCCGTAAGACCACATGGAGCAAAGATTTTTTCATCAAAAACTCTTTTGAAAGATCTGCGAAAATATCGGATTGGCTCATATGAAGAAACCGGTTTAAGGCTCGCTGAGGATCGTTTATGGCAGAGTGGTGTTATAGTCTTAAAAGATAAAAGCGTTATATTTTGGGCAACCGATAGAAAAAGATTCTTGCGATTACATGCAAAAGATAAACAAGAAATTTATCTGATTAGAGATGACATAAGCAAATAATGCCTAATCGGGTAGCCAGGGGAAATAGTCCTCAGCCCCCAGTACTCATTGAATGAGTACTAGTGCTTTCCTCCATCACCAGCGCAGTCCCACGTTAAATGTTAAAGTTCTTCCATCACCATCGATTTTAACCACCTTGAAATCAAAGTCATCGGTCCAGATCTGTTTCCCCTCCAACCCGAGGTACCAGTAAGGAGTAAAATCATAGCTAAAACCTGCAACAACATGGTACCCAAATGCCGTGTCACTCTCTTCAATATCAATGGCAAAGTAATTATAATCATACTTGGCTTGATAATAGCCTATCCCTCCTCCACCATAAAATTCAAACCTCTTTTTAGGAAGAACTGCTTTCGCCGTCAGCACAGGTAATGCAAAAGCCGTGAAATAGACATTCAGATCTCCTTCTTCCCTGTCGGAACCAAAAATACCAATGCCGGCTTCAAGTGCAAAGTTTTCATTGAAGTAATGGCCAAAGAGAAGCTCCAGGTCTACCTTACTATCAAAACCAAGATCATCAAGGTCACCCGTCGGAGAATATTGGCCGATTTTCAAAGTCGCATAATTAGGCGCTTTTTCTTGCCCTAATGTTGACAGGGGGTTCCATATGACCAGCGCCGTACATATGATAAAAACAGATAAGATTTTTTGATTCATGACAATCCCTCCTTTTTTACAGATTTGCTCTACATATAAAATAATAATCCACTCTTTAACTAAAAACAAGGAATGGCGCTATCTTGTCTTCTGTCATTTTTATGCGAGAAAGCATTTACAAACCAAGGATATTTACGGTATAACGAAGCAAAAGGGGGAGAGGATACAAAGGGATAGCAAGAAAATAACTATTGCCGCCGTTGTCTCTACATTTCCTGTTTCACCAAAACCCGGCAACTAATTTAAGGAGATTCAAATGCCGTTGATAACAATAAAAACAATGAAGGGCAGTTCAAAAGAAGCCATTGAAAAAACCATGAAAGAGATCAATGAAGTCGTGGCAAAAAACCTTGGCTATGATCCTGCCCATGTCTGGGTTTTTGTAGAGGAAGTCGAGCATGATCACTTTCTCGCTGCCGGTAAAACATGGGAAGAGTTAAAGCCGCTGCTATACAAAGAAAAAAAGGGGTAGCTCATGGAAAATATTGAATTTACAAAAGAAGAAAAAGAAGTAATTACCGGGAAAATCCAGCTTTATTTCGATGAAGAGCTCCATCAGGAAATTGGCCGCTTTGATGCCCGGTTTCTCCTGGAATTCTTTACGAAAGAAGTGGGCCCTTACTTTTATAACAGAGGCCTTTATGACGCTCAGGCCATCGTGGAACGCAAGATGGAGGATGTGTCTGAAGCGATTTATGAACTGGAGAAAATAACGGAATTTCGTCGATGAGCAATACCGTTATCCTATTGATACTGGTAACCCTTCCGGGGACAAAACCTTTTCATCATGCTTTTACAAGTCAAAAAACATATTGGCAGAATATACTCCCCACTTATGCCGGCCGGTCTCCGCTTCCCCATGAATACAAACTATAGTAAAAATCCCCCCATGAAAATATCAGTTGCTTCAAAAAACCCAATTCATATGGCGCCTGGATGTTAGAAATAGAGTGGGTACTGTCTTTTTTATTGCTCGGTTCTTTTGTCGGATTTATGGCGGGACTTTTGGGCATTGGCGGCGGCGCAATCATGGTACCGGTACTGACGTCCATATTCCTGCTTCAGGGCGTGGCTGCTGAAAATGTCGTGCATTTGGCTTTAGGCACATCGATGGCTTCTATCATCGTTACCTCAATTTCAAGCTTGCGCGCTCATAACGCAAAGGGGGCAGTCCTATGGAAAGTTGTCAGAAGAATGGCTGCCGGTATTGTGACAGGCTCTTTTCTCGCTACTTTTCTGGCTTCTTACTTAAACTCCGTCTATCTTGCAATCTTCTTTGCCCTGTTTATGGCTTATGTATCTATTCAAATGTTTATTAATAAACAACCAAAGCCGGGCAGGGAGCCGGCGGGACCGGCCGGATTATTTGCAGCCGGTTCGGGAATTGGAGCAATATCGGCATTGGTATCCATTGGAGGCGGCTCTTTAACCGTTCCCTATCTTACCTGGCAAAATGTCGATGTTAAAAAAGCAATCGGCACATCGGCAGCAATCGGTTTACCTATCTCAATTACAGCGACTCTGGGCTATCTGATCAATGGCTGGGCGAGTTCTGCTCCACAGAGTCTCACTTTTGGCTTCATATATTTGCCGGCTGCATTACTGATTTCAACAGCAAGCTTTTTTATAGCGCCTTATGGCGCCGGCTTGGCCCATAAGTTACCGGTACCCCTTTTGAAAAAAGTATTTTCTATACTGTTGATCATTCTGAGTATTAAAATGCTGTTTTTAGTCACATAAAGAGGAGACTATGAGGTGAGTAATGCTTACTATTGCGGCGCTTGTCCCTGGATTTGAATAATATAACCATCAGGACTTTTATCCTCTTCGAACTGAATACAATCATTCATAATTCGTATCCATCGCTCAACTATGGTGGATCAAATTTAGTTTTCAATGCGGAAAGGAGGGATTTTTTGCAAGGTCAAGGAAATCAAGGCTTTGCACGGAGACATACTGCTGTACATGGCACAAGCAAATCTTAAGATTGGCGCAGAGATTGCGAAAAGCACCCTTTCCGTATGAAAACTAATTCACCTTCCCGAAGCACGGGATAGCATGGGCTGCTATCAGCCTCAAGCCCTTTAAAATGCGGTTTTACCTGCCCATGCGAATGAACTGCCATTCCAGTTTTAACATTTATTTCTTTAAAAGCCTGTTTTAAAGCTTTTTTGACCTTTTCCTGCAATAGTAAATCAATGAAGCCAAAGCAAACAGTATTGGCAAGATGAGGGCAAAGAACTCTGCAACAGCGCGCATAGGTGACGCCGGTCTTGTTTTAGCAAGATAATCGATAATTACAGCGCGCTCACCTCTTTTAAAGATTGCCCCGTTAAAGATCTGCATTCTAAACACGACAAGCGTCCAGCCGATCCTTGAATGGGTCTTGTCGTTATAGTTAAATTCGGGATGACATTTTGTACAGCGGATTTTAATCAGTTGGCCGGCCGGCATATTCCGCTCTTCCTCTTGAGCGTTTGCTTCGTATAAGAAAGGAAGCATGAAGAGAAGGATGAAAAAAGAGACCGATCCCCTTTTCAATTATCGGATATCCCATCCCATTTTTCTTTGTCTCTGAGCGCAATCAGTGCAGAGCTTTTCCTCAATAGTCCTTGTCCCGGAACCACACTCGACACACCTGCCGACCTCAAGTGAGACAAGAGACTCTTTGCCCGAGAGATGGGCAAGCTGTTCGGCGGTCACAGGGATCCTCCTGATGGCCTCTTTGTTACAAACCATTTCACATATTTTGCAATCAATACACCTTCCGGCCTCAAAAAGGATAGCAACCTCATTCCTTTTTTCCTTATCAGAAAGTGAGAGGGCGCCTGTGGGGCAGAAAGTTGCACAGTGCCAAAGACCGCCACAGCCATCACATAAAGGGCTGATTTCTTTTCCATGAAAGGGCAGAGCTCCCTCTGCAGCAGCGTCGACTGCTGCGTCTCCCAGACTTTCGATAAGCTCTAAAAGGTGTTTCCTCTTAATTGTTGTCGTCCCTCGCTGCCATTTCTCCACATCTTCCACCTCCGCAATATTCGATATAAACCCTGAAACTCCAGATCCAAGGGAGGTAAAGAGCCCTCGTCTGGTATATCCCTTTGGGGCCTCATTTTTTAGCTGCTTATGGGGAACGATGAAAGCTCTCTCCTTCCGTCCGAAGAGTGACATAACATTGTTTGCCCCTTCCAGCTTTTGGAGAGCGATCTCCCCACCCGGTTTTTTCTCACAACCGTCACAGGCCCCTGAAATGAGTTCAAGGTCTCCTCCTCTTTGCGCCATAAGCCCTATAAGCAGTCTATCGTCCAACATCCCAAGGCATGGTACTTCCATGCTGCCGCCTTTTACGATAGAGCAGTGAATGGTCAGCTTTTTCTCCTTTTTGGGGGAAACCTTTTTTATGAGATTTTTTGAAACTGCCGGCTTTATGCTCAACGCATCGGCAGGACAAACACTTGCACAGATACCACAGCCGTCACAAAGATCCATATTGATATTCAGGGGCCGCAGTTCTATCGCATTTTGGGGACAGGAATCGAGACAGGGATGTTTCTTGTAATCCTTGAATAAGGAGTGGAGGCATGCTTCGGGATGAATATCTAATGCATTATCTGTTGAGGGCATCGAGTGCTCCGTCACAGAACAGACATCTCATAAGAACTTACCCCGGCATTCTTTACGCTAAGCGACTCTCTTTCCGAATCAAGAAACTCCCGGGCAAGCAGAGACATTCCCCTGTAAAAGGGACTTTCCGTGCTGATCTCTACCGTATTCAGGAAATTCCTATACCACCGGCCCAGGTGGGCATTTATAAATTCTACCTGTCGCGTTCTTACACTTTCGGCAATCTCTTCTTCATTGCTCTCACGCGCTTTCGTCTCTTTTTTGCAAAGATGGGCCATGAACTCCAACTCTACTGCAAAGTGGTCGGGAAAGAAATTATTCTCCAGAGGGAGGTCAAACCCTTCCGACTTGTAAAATGCGAGACTCTTTGATGCCGCCTCTCCGCAAAGCTGTCCCTCTTTGGACAGTTGTACCGATTCATAGGGAGAGAGCTCTTTGCCCGTAGATATTAAGAAAAGGGCAGCATATTCCACAGCAAGCTCATCGAGTATGTCGTCATTTTTTTTGTTTGTGAAATCATCACAAAAGCTGAAGCCGCTGTCCCTGAAGGCTTCTGCACTTTCTTCATCTTTCAATAGATGGAGAAATGGTTTATCAACCTCTCTGATAAAGACCCTTGACAGCAGTGAATACATATTGCTCCTCACCTTCAACGCTTCTATACCTCCTGCATTTTCCAAAAGATTACCTCCTCTAATCATTTGCAGCCCTTTATCTCGGGTTCTTCTATTGGCGATTTTAATTCGGGGGTTACCACATTCCCCTTGCTGTCATACTGAAAATGGGGTTTGCCTTCACACTTCCCCTCTAACACCCTGCCTGTATTGTACCATGAGGCAATTCCTCCGATCAGGTTGTAGACCTCTTTAAAGCCCTTTTGATCAAGAAAATTGCAAGCACCACCGCTCCTGTGGGCAGTCTTGCAGTAGACGATAATTTTCGTGTCTTTTTCAATTTCATGAACCCGGTTTTCAATCTCTGCTGAAGGGATGTTTATGCTTCCCGGGATATGGCAGTCTTTGTACTCATAAGGCTGCCTTACATCAATAAAAAGGACGGCATTCTCTTTCATTAATTTTTCCGTGTTAAAGACATAAATATCCCTGCACTCAGCATAGACCGGACTGTATGCCGGCATGAGAAAGAAAAGAAGAGGCAAAGCCGCCTTAGCGGCTCTGCCTGTAATATGACGTAAAATAATCATAATCATCTAATGAGCGGAGACTGCCCCATGCTCACCCCTTCCTTCGGACCTGCGCCTGAAGTTTTTACCGATATATGAGTAGGTCAGGGTCTCTTCATAGGCCTTTCTCGCCGCATCCTTGTCTACCTTTATATCCTTATATTTATCTCCCGGCTTCGCCTTCTCAACGCTTACAACCGTATCAAACCATCCCTGTGAACCGCCTATAGGGTCAGTCGATACAGGCACAATATCATTGAGGTGTACGCCGTTGTCTTTCCAGAAGACCTGTTTATAATCGGGATCATCGGACTGAGACCACTGAGGTTTTTGCTTCAGCTTCATAGAGGCGAGCCTCCCGTACTCCTTATGGCCGAAGGAGTGTGAGATGGCTACAACCTTCGGATTGATACCTTCCGTCACATAGGCCTTTGTAACCATATAACCTATTTTTGAAGTTACCCTGACAAGGTCGCCCGTCTTTATCCCCTTCTTTGCCGCCGTCGCTCCATTGATCCAGACGGGATTGTTATGAACTATCTCTGCCAGCCACTTCTGGTTGGCCGTCCTCGATTGAACATGAACATTCCATTTGAAGGTTATGAGAATAAGGTCATCGTCCTTCATATTTTCGTGGGCCGGAATAGGCTCATAGTGCGGCAATGGATGGAAGCCGTATTTGGCCCAAAGATGAGAGTAAATATTAAGCTTTTTACTTTCATTCC
Proteins encoded in this window:
- a CDS encoding molecular chaperone TorD family protein, whose product is MENAGGIEALKVRSNMYSLLSRVFIREVDKPFLHLLKDEESAEAFRDSGFSFCDDFTNKKNDDILDELAVEYAALFLISTGKELSPYESVQLSKEGQLCGEAASKSLAFYKSEGFDLPLENNFFPDHFAVELEFMAHLCKKETKARESNEEEIAESVRTRQVEFINAHLGRWYRNFLNTVEISTESPFYRGMSLLAREFLDSERESLSVKNAGVSSYEMSVL
- a CDS encoding rhodanese-like domain-containing protein; the encoded protein is MIMIILRHITGRAAKAALPLLFFLMPAYSPVYAECRDIYVFNTEKLMKENAVLFIDVRQPYEYKDCHIPGSINIPSAEIENRVHEIEKDTKIIVYCKTAHRSGGACNFLDQKGFKEVYNLIGGIASWYNTGRVLEGKCEGKPHFQYDSKGNVVTPELKSPIEEPEIKGCK
- a CDS encoding 4Fe-4S binding protein, with protein sequence MPSTDNALDIHPEACLHSLFKDYKKHPCLDSCPQNAIELRPLNINMDLCDGCGICASVCPADALSIKPAVSKNLIKKVSPKKEKKLTIHCSIVKGGSMEVPCLGMLDDRLLIGLMAQRGGDLELISGACDGCEKKPGGEIALQKLEGANNVMSLFGRKERAFIVPHKQLKNEAPKGYTRRGLFTSLGSGVSGFISNIAEVEDVEKWQRGTTTIKRKHLLELIESLGDAAVDAAAEGALPFHGKEISPLCDGCGGLWHCATFCPTGALSLSDKEKRNEVAILFEAGRCIDCKICEMVCNKEAIRRIPVTAEQLAHLSGKESLVSLEVGRCVECGSGTRTIEEKLCTDCAQRQRKMGWDIR
- a CDS encoding tautomerase family protein; translation: MPLITIKTMKGSSKEAIEKTMKEINEVVAKNLGYDPAHVWVFVEEVEHDHFLAAGKTWEELKPLLYKEKKG
- a CDS encoding sulfite exporter TauE/SafE family protein, translating into MLEIEWVLSFLLLGSFVGFMAGLLGIGGGAIMVPVLTSIFLLQGVAAENVVHLALGTSMASIIVTSISSLRAHNAKGAVLWKVVRRMAAGIVTGSFLATFLASYLNSVYLAIFFALFMAYVSIQMFINKQPKPGREPAGPAGLFAAGSGIGAISALVSIGGGSLTVPYLTWQNVDVKKAIGTSAAIGLPISITATLGYLINGWASSAPQSLTFGFIYLPAALLISTASFFIAPYGAGLAHKLPVPLLKKVFSILLIILSIKMLFLVT
- a CDS encoding DUF2164 domain-containing protein; the protein is MENIEFTKEEKEVITGKIQLYFDEELHQEIGRFDARFLLEFFTKEVGPYFYNRGLYDAQAIVERKMEDVSEAIYELEKITEFRR
- a CDS encoding porin family protein, with amino-acid sequence MNQKILSVFIICTALVIWNPLSTLGQEKAPNYATLKIGQYSPTGDLDDLGFDSKVDLELLFGHYFNENFALEAGIGIFGSDREEGDLNVYFTAFALPVLTAKAVLPKKRFEFYGGGGIGYYQAKYDYNYFAIDIEESDTAFGYHVVAGFSYDFTPYWYLGLEGKQIWTDDFDFKVVKIDGDGRTLTFNVGLRW
- a CDS encoding pyridoxamine 5'-phosphate oxidase family protein, translating into MGQQYSEISDKIKQFIEDQKIFFVASAATDGRVNVSPKGMDSLRVFDKNRVLWLNVTGSSNETSTHIQENPRMTLMFAAFEGNPMILRLYGQAKVIHKNDVEWKALYALLHPIPGARQIFDLTIDLVQTSCGMAVPLFDYVGEREQLTNWAAQKGEEGIKAYWQEKNQLSIDGKATNIMSKNT
- a CDS encoding VOC family protein; amino-acid sequence: MKAKSLSAAFTTNKVEESRDFYVKYFNAKVTFDCGWYVNLEFGNKTSTLQFMSPQQPEHQLSSGAGLIYNFSVENVDEEYEKLTKEGLAVIVPLEDHPWGDRGFAIQDPNGISLYIYSDREPSEEFKQYFK